A region of Anticarsia gemmatalis isolate Benzon Research Colony breed Stoneville strain chromosome 10, ilAntGemm2 primary, whole genome shotgun sequence DNA encodes the following proteins:
- the stac gene encoding C2 and C2B_Munc13-like domain-containing protein staccato isoform X4 yields the protein MPANTFDDPWTFVYKKLQQNKVISRRKIQEVDDSFFEKFGSILKQASQRAALEESTPLAPLKEAEEQDGEQKECELHTENASIPRDSDSGNETLLDTDSEPDEHEKIDRYVEAVGWNVDELYLEVLYEILHNVGGCDVGCEVGQLAMLSYVQEAFKIANDKHTQLLTQAEAKEPPELMLNVEVVEAKDIVPKDPNGLSDPFVTIYLLSNPTHRYNTSVKSGTLNPQWEEHFSLPMAGSVQEDSLCLEVWDFDPAETVKEKMTKIFEVKGVKGLRKLMKEIAITASTGKHDNELIGTSNIPLKSIPAGGMTMWFGLSKKSKLKRQGVVKVRLNFSSEKNAQVAAQEHRHLLRIILLHELENSKVAPYWWCGNFSAPAEAILTQHAAQSGLSQTDNNLVQWAVYCAVTPDHPLSFALFNTLLDKITKPLQSGLVSEEDVKQFWDGARKLLPTCYSHIRKLRKKTAGDKTVMKTLREVLKILYKISVLDVPESMDLFPTNLYGWLRDDRGKMTVNEVLNQAVIQGASDWFVHILDNNECKENTEDTRLQHLIRVIQLVRSDLQRAVEYYDRVFVEVMSFPYSKALYGLYESKIASLVESEIVDVCKSLKRLRYSEGSTTTVHLAGGLNGVTGMGNSSVEAEPLTMGTTLFELYLTLQRFLTLGQGLNETDWQSYAISKFHSWFFGGVAQWLDIAAYKALTRIEKAVDLDNLVPVDTNVKYSSSGVDTLAIFYQIKIFWQQLAWPDVEGCYTFVAKIIDDICRCCVFYSDKMANRVDSVGHVSTVFEERFEVTTEWCVAINNIDYVRQSLEPFVEELGMDEIIQKMCEARSPLEAQRCKETLQNVIANAIDTVRNKIVDLLEIMVRKMMPSITRFLIEGAELLHNDCSSMDRVMRYLEANLDTLYQHLNNENFSRTLDIVWEQLAEVLYELIQANLEHRKAKITRYLDPRRLSKSAAANLDAKRRPPSFFSNLHECVQIMKRSFRQDSKENSFESETLKRVEYLLKLHGMETRELIHQFHLERWQEQQTITEPKMGMLTVRAQFIDDNLKIEVMNARNLTPADSNGLCDSYVRVGLLPEDAFANVAKPKTQTHNKNLFPLYDEMFLIPLSSEQRRQTDGLIHLVIKDKDMFSMSNTFVGEAYVHFSEVPETSAPISSLPQQHLPLSKPSSIDGEAIKALETRQGDRQARDFIKKQKAKFPNNKQFFSLG from the exons GTCGATGAACTTTACTTGGAAGTATTGTATGAGATATTGCACAATGTCGGGGGATGTGACGTAGGCTGCGAAGTGGGACAGCTGGCTATGCTGTCCTACGTCCAAGAAGCTTTCAAAATAGCGAATGATAAACATACACAATTGCTAACACAAGCTGAAGCTAAGGAACCACCGGAGTTGATGCTGAATGTTGAAGTGGTTGAAGCAAAAGACATCGTTCCTAAGGACCCTAATGGACTCAGTGATCCTTTCGTCACGATATACCTGTTGTCAAACCCGACTCATAGGTACAACACATCAGTGAAGTCTGGCACCCTCAATCCTCAGTGGGAGGAGCATTTTTCCTT ACCTATGGCCGGCAGTGTTCAAGAAGATTCTCTATGTTTAGAAGTATG ggaTTTCGATCCTGCGGAGACAGTCAAAGagaaaatgacaaaaatatttgaagtcaAAGGTGTAAAAGGTCTGCGGAAGTTGATGAAGGAGATAGCCATCACTGCATCGACAGGCAAACACGATAATGAACTGATTGGAACTTCAAACATACCACTGAAG TCGATTCCCGCGGGCGGCATGACGATGTGGTTCGGTTTGAGCAAGAAAAGTAAATTGAAAAGACAGGGTGTGGTTAAAGTACGCCTCAACTTTTCTTCAGAGAAGAACGCTCAGGTTGCCGCGCAGGAACATAGGCACCTGCTCCGTATCATTCTACTGCATGAGCTTGAAAACTCCAAG GTTGCTCCGTACTGGTGGTGTGGTAACTTCAGCGCTCCGGCTGAAGCGATCCTGACTCAGCACGCGGCGCAGAGCGGGCTCAGCCAGACGGACAACAATCTGGTGCAGTGGGCCGTGTACTGCGCCGTCACCCCCGACCACCCGCTCAGCTTCGCACTCTTCAATACGCTGCTGGACAAGATCACTAAACCGTTACAATCTG GTCTAGTAAGTGAAGAGGACGTCAAGCAGTTCTGGGATGGCGCAAGAAAATTACTACCAACCTGCTACAGTCACATTAGGAAACTAAGGAAGAAGACTGCAGGAGACAAAACTGTTATGAAAACACTCAGAGAAGTTCTCaaaattctttacaaaattTCCGTTTTGGATGTACCCGAGTCGATGGACTTGTTCCCAACAAATCTGTATGGTTGGTTGAGAGACGACAGGGGCAAGATGACCGTCAACGAGGTTTTAAACCAGGCGGTTATTCAAGGAGCTTCCGACTGGTTCGTTCACATATTAGACAATAATGAGTGTAAAGAAAATACTGAGGATACAAGGCTTCAACATTTAATCAGAGTCATACAACTAGTACGATCAGACTTACAGCGGGCGGTGGAATATTACGACCGCGTATTTGTTGA GGTAATGAGCTTCCCCTATTCAAAGGCGTTATACGGGTTATATGAAAGTAAAATTGCGTCTTTAGTGGAATCCGAGATAGTGGATGTTTGCAAAAGTTTGAAGAGACTGAGGTACAGCGAGGGATCGACGACAACTGTTCATTTGGCCGGTGGTCTTAATGGAGTCACTGGGATGGGTAATTCGTCTGTCGAAGCAGAACCTCTGACTATGGGCACGACGTTGTTTGAACTATACCTGACCTTACAGAGATTTTTAAC GCTGGGCCAAGGTCTAAATGAAACCGACTGGCAGTCGTACGCTATATCAAAATTCCACTCATGGTTCTTTGGTGGCGTCGCTCAATGGTTAGACATTGCCGCATACAAAGCGCTCACTCGTATTGAAAAGGCCGTGGACCTTGACAACTTGGTCCCTGTGGACACTAATGTAAAGTACAGCAGCTCCGGAGTCGATACCCTGGCGATATTCTACCAAATCAAAATATTCTGGCAACAACTAGCATGGCCTGATGTCGAAGGCTGTTACACGTTTGTGGCCaaaattattgat GATATTTGCCGTTGTTGTGTGTTCTACTCGGACAAAATGGCGAACCGTGTGGACAGCGTGGGTCATGTCAGCACGGTGTTTGAAGAACGGTTCGAAGTGACCACGGAATGGTGCGTGGCTATCAACAACATCGACTATGTGCGGCAAAGCCTTGAACCCTTCGTCGAAGAACTAGGCATGGATGAGATTATACAGAAGATGTGTGAGGCCAGGTCACCACTAGAGGCACaaag GTGTAAGGAAACACTGCAGAATGTCATCGCAAATGCAATAGACAccgtaagaaataaaattgttgatcTTCTGGAGATAATGGTCAGAAAG ATGATGCCGTCGATCACAAGGTTCCTAATAGAAGGCGCGGAACTACTCCACAATGATTGTTCGAGCATGGACCGCGTCATGCGCTACTTGGAAGCCAACCTCGACACTCTGTACCAACACCTGAACAACGAGAACTTCTCCAGGACCCTCGACATCGTGTGGGAACAACTCGCCGAAGTACTTTACGAACTTATCCAGGCTAACTTAGAG CACCGAAAGGCAAAGATAACTCGGTATCTCGACCCGAGGCGCTTGAGCAAATCAGCAGCCGCCAACTTAGACGCG aaaaggCGGCCGCCATCTTTCTTTTCGAATCTCCACGAATGTGTACAAATAATGAAAAGATCGTTCCGTCAAGATAGTAAGGAGAATTCATTCGAATCGGAAACTCTTAAACGAGTGGAGTACTTATTAAAACTTCATGGTATGGAGACCAGGGAACTGATACACCAGTTCCATTTGGAAAGGTGGCAGGAACAACAGACTATCACTGAACCGAAGATGGGAATGTTGACAGTTAGAGCGCAGTTCATtgatgataatttaaaaatagaggTTATGAATGCTAGAAATTTGACTCCTGCGGATTCTAATG GTTTATGTGATTCATACGTGAGGGTGGGTTTACTTCCAGAAGATGCCTTTGCTAACGTAGCAAAACCGAAAACACAAACCCATAACAAAAATCTCTTCCCACTTTACGATGAAATGTTCCTAAT CCCATTATCATCAGAGCAGCGCCGGCAGACGGACGGACTGATCCACCTGGTGATCAAAGACAAGGACATGTTCAGTATGAGCAACACGTTCGTGGGTGAAGCCTACGTGCACTTTAGCGAGGTGCCTGAAACATCCGCGCCTATATCCAGTCTACCGCAACAACATTTACCTCTCTCGAAACCTTCTAGTATTG atggCGAAGCTATCAAAGCACTAGAGACGCGACAAGGTGACAGACAAGCTCGAGACTTCATCAAGAAACAAAAAGCCAAGTTCCCAAATAACAAGCAGTTCTTCTCGCTTGGCTGA
- the stac gene encoding C2 and C2B_Munc13-like domain-containing protein staccato isoform X3, giving the protein MDEESMWKGFYEKLQQQKSIEERVHESKIQEVDDSFFEKFGSILKQASQRAALEESTPLAPLKEAEEQDGEQKECELHTENASIPRDSDSGNETLLDTDSEPDEHEKIDRYVEAVGWNVDELYLEVLYEILHNVGGCDVGCEVGQLAMLSYVQEAFKIANDKHTQLLTQAEAKEPPELMLNVEVVEAKDIVPKDPNGLSDPFVTIYLLSNPTHRYNTSVKSGTLNPQWEEHFSLPMAGSVQEDSLCLEVWDFDPAETVKEKMTKIFEVKGVKGLRKLMKEIAITASTGKHDNELIGTSNIPLKSIPAGGMTMWFGLSKKSKLKRQGVVKVRLNFSSEKNAQVAAQEHRHLLRIILLHELENSKVAPYWWCGNFSAPAEAILTQHAAQSGLSQTDNNLVQWAVYCAVTPDHPLSFALFNTLLDKITKPLQSGLVSEEDVKQFWDGARKLLPTCYSHIRKLRKKTAGDKTVMKTLREVLKILYKISVLDVPESMDLFPTNLYGWLRDDRGKMTVNEVLNQAVIQGASDWFVHILDNNECKENTEDTRLQHLIRVIQLVRSDLQRAVEYYDRVFVEVMSFPYSKALYGLYESKIASLVESEIVDVCKSLKRLRYSEGSTTTVHLAGGLNGVTGMGNSSVEAEPLTMGTTLFELYLTLQRFLTLGQGLNETDWQSYAISKFHSWFFGGVAQWLDIAAYKALTRIEKAVDLDNLVPVDTNVKYSSSGVDTLAIFYQIKIFWQQLAWPDVEGCYTFVAKIIDDICRCCVFYSDKMANRVDSVGHVSTVFEERFEVTTEWCVAINNIDYVRQSLEPFVEELGMDEIIQKMCEARSPLEAQRCKETLQNVIANAIDTVRNKIVDLLEIMVRKMMPSITRFLIEGAELLHNDCSSMDRVMRYLEANLDTLYQHLNNENFSRTLDIVWEQLAEVLYELIQANLEHRKAKITRYLDPRRLSKSAAANLDAKRRPPSFFSNLHECVQIMKRSFRQDSKENSFESETLKRVEYLLKLHGMETRELIHQFHLERWQEQQTITEPKMGMLTVRAQFIDDNLKIEVMNARNLTPADSNGLCDSYVRVGLLPEDAFANVAKPKTQTHNKNLFPLYDEMFLIPLSSEQRRQTDGLIHLVIKDKDMFSMSNTFVGEAYVHFSEVPETSAPISSLPQQHLPLSKPSSIDGEAIKALETRQGDRQARDFIKKQKAKFPNNKQFFSLG; this is encoded by the exons GTCGATGAACTTTACTTGGAAGTATTGTATGAGATATTGCACAATGTCGGGGGATGTGACGTAGGCTGCGAAGTGGGACAGCTGGCTATGCTGTCCTACGTCCAAGAAGCTTTCAAAATAGCGAATGATAAACATACACAATTGCTAACACAAGCTGAAGCTAAGGAACCACCGGAGTTGATGCTGAATGTTGAAGTGGTTGAAGCAAAAGACATCGTTCCTAAGGACCCTAATGGACTCAGTGATCCTTTCGTCACGATATACCTGTTGTCAAACCCGACTCATAGGTACAACACATCAGTGAAGTCTGGCACCCTCAATCCTCAGTGGGAGGAGCATTTTTCCTT ACCTATGGCCGGCAGTGTTCAAGAAGATTCTCTATGTTTAGAAGTATG ggaTTTCGATCCTGCGGAGACAGTCAAAGagaaaatgacaaaaatatttgaagtcaAAGGTGTAAAAGGTCTGCGGAAGTTGATGAAGGAGATAGCCATCACTGCATCGACAGGCAAACACGATAATGAACTGATTGGAACTTCAAACATACCACTGAAG TCGATTCCCGCGGGCGGCATGACGATGTGGTTCGGTTTGAGCAAGAAAAGTAAATTGAAAAGACAGGGTGTGGTTAAAGTACGCCTCAACTTTTCTTCAGAGAAGAACGCTCAGGTTGCCGCGCAGGAACATAGGCACCTGCTCCGTATCATTCTACTGCATGAGCTTGAAAACTCCAAG GTTGCTCCGTACTGGTGGTGTGGTAACTTCAGCGCTCCGGCTGAAGCGATCCTGACTCAGCACGCGGCGCAGAGCGGGCTCAGCCAGACGGACAACAATCTGGTGCAGTGGGCCGTGTACTGCGCCGTCACCCCCGACCACCCGCTCAGCTTCGCACTCTTCAATACGCTGCTGGACAAGATCACTAAACCGTTACAATCTG GTCTAGTAAGTGAAGAGGACGTCAAGCAGTTCTGGGATGGCGCAAGAAAATTACTACCAACCTGCTACAGTCACATTAGGAAACTAAGGAAGAAGACTGCAGGAGACAAAACTGTTATGAAAACACTCAGAGAAGTTCTCaaaattctttacaaaattTCCGTTTTGGATGTACCCGAGTCGATGGACTTGTTCCCAACAAATCTGTATGGTTGGTTGAGAGACGACAGGGGCAAGATGACCGTCAACGAGGTTTTAAACCAGGCGGTTATTCAAGGAGCTTCCGACTGGTTCGTTCACATATTAGACAATAATGAGTGTAAAGAAAATACTGAGGATACAAGGCTTCAACATTTAATCAGAGTCATACAACTAGTACGATCAGACTTACAGCGGGCGGTGGAATATTACGACCGCGTATTTGTTGA GGTAATGAGCTTCCCCTATTCAAAGGCGTTATACGGGTTATATGAAAGTAAAATTGCGTCTTTAGTGGAATCCGAGATAGTGGATGTTTGCAAAAGTTTGAAGAGACTGAGGTACAGCGAGGGATCGACGACAACTGTTCATTTGGCCGGTGGTCTTAATGGAGTCACTGGGATGGGTAATTCGTCTGTCGAAGCAGAACCTCTGACTATGGGCACGACGTTGTTTGAACTATACCTGACCTTACAGAGATTTTTAAC GCTGGGCCAAGGTCTAAATGAAACCGACTGGCAGTCGTACGCTATATCAAAATTCCACTCATGGTTCTTTGGTGGCGTCGCTCAATGGTTAGACATTGCCGCATACAAAGCGCTCACTCGTATTGAAAAGGCCGTGGACCTTGACAACTTGGTCCCTGTGGACACTAATGTAAAGTACAGCAGCTCCGGAGTCGATACCCTGGCGATATTCTACCAAATCAAAATATTCTGGCAACAACTAGCATGGCCTGATGTCGAAGGCTGTTACACGTTTGTGGCCaaaattattgat GATATTTGCCGTTGTTGTGTGTTCTACTCGGACAAAATGGCGAACCGTGTGGACAGCGTGGGTCATGTCAGCACGGTGTTTGAAGAACGGTTCGAAGTGACCACGGAATGGTGCGTGGCTATCAACAACATCGACTATGTGCGGCAAAGCCTTGAACCCTTCGTCGAAGAACTAGGCATGGATGAGATTATACAGAAGATGTGTGAGGCCAGGTCACCACTAGAGGCACaaag GTGTAAGGAAACACTGCAGAATGTCATCGCAAATGCAATAGACAccgtaagaaataaaattgttgatcTTCTGGAGATAATGGTCAGAAAG ATGATGCCGTCGATCACAAGGTTCCTAATAGAAGGCGCGGAACTACTCCACAATGATTGTTCGAGCATGGACCGCGTCATGCGCTACTTGGAAGCCAACCTCGACACTCTGTACCAACACCTGAACAACGAGAACTTCTCCAGGACCCTCGACATCGTGTGGGAACAACTCGCCGAAGTACTTTACGAACTTATCCAGGCTAACTTAGAG CACCGAAAGGCAAAGATAACTCGGTATCTCGACCCGAGGCGCTTGAGCAAATCAGCAGCCGCCAACTTAGACGCG aaaaggCGGCCGCCATCTTTCTTTTCGAATCTCCACGAATGTGTACAAATAATGAAAAGATCGTTCCGTCAAGATAGTAAGGAGAATTCATTCGAATCGGAAACTCTTAAACGAGTGGAGTACTTATTAAAACTTCATGGTATGGAGACCAGGGAACTGATACACCAGTTCCATTTGGAAAGGTGGCAGGAACAACAGACTATCACTGAACCGAAGATGGGAATGTTGACAGTTAGAGCGCAGTTCATtgatgataatttaaaaatagaggTTATGAATGCTAGAAATTTGACTCCTGCGGATTCTAATG GTTTATGTGATTCATACGTGAGGGTGGGTTTACTTCCAGAAGATGCCTTTGCTAACGTAGCAAAACCGAAAACACAAACCCATAACAAAAATCTCTTCCCACTTTACGATGAAATGTTCCTAAT CCCATTATCATCAGAGCAGCGCCGGCAGACGGACGGACTGATCCACCTGGTGATCAAAGACAAGGACATGTTCAGTATGAGCAACACGTTCGTGGGTGAAGCCTACGTGCACTTTAGCGAGGTGCCTGAAACATCCGCGCCTATATCCAGTCTACCGCAACAACATTTACCTCTCTCGAAACCTTCTAGTATTG atggCGAAGCTATCAAAGCACTAGAGACGCGACAAGGTGACAGACAAGCTCGAGACTTCATCAAGAAACAAAAAGCCAAGTTCCCAAATAACAAGCAGTTCTTCTCGCTTGGCTGA
- the stac gene encoding C2 and C2B_Munc13-like domain-containing protein staccato isoform X5: protein MNGTGTLRTKFRGVKKEMLDRQTSMLIQSMTVDELYLEVLYEILHNVGGCDVGCEVGQLAMLSYVQEAFKIANDKHTQLLTQAEAKEPPELMLNVEVVEAKDIVPKDPNGLSDPFVTIYLLSNPTHRYNTSVKSGTLNPQWEEHFSLPMAGSVQEDSLCLEVWDFDPAETVKEKMTKIFEVKGVKGLRKLMKEIAITASTGKHDNELIGTSNIPLKSIPAGGMTMWFGLSKKSKLKRQGVVKVRLNFSSEKNAQVAAQEHRHLLRIILLHELENSKVAPYWWCGNFSAPAEAILTQHAAQSGLSQTDNNLVQWAVYCAVTPDHPLSFALFNTLLDKITKPLQSGLVSEEDVKQFWDGARKLLPTCYSHIRKLRKKTAGDKTVMKTLREVLKILYKISVLDVPESMDLFPTNLYGWLRDDRGKMTVNEVLNQAVIQGASDWFVHILDNNECKENTEDTRLQHLIRVIQLVRSDLQRAVEYYDRVFVEVMSFPYSKALYGLYESKIASLVESEIVDVCKSLKRLRYSEGSTTTVHLAGGLNGVTGMGNSSVEAEPLTMGTTLFELYLTLQRFLTLGQGLNETDWQSYAISKFHSWFFGGVAQWLDIAAYKALTRIEKAVDLDNLVPVDTNVKYSSSGVDTLAIFYQIKIFWQQLAWPDVEGCYTFVAKIIDDICRCCVFYSDKMANRVDSVGHVSTVFEERFEVTTEWCVAINNIDYVRQSLEPFVEELGMDEIIQKMCEARSPLEAQRCKETLQNVIANAIDTVRNKIVDLLEIMVRKMMPSITRFLIEGAELLHNDCSSMDRVMRYLEANLDTLYQHLNNENFSRTLDIVWEQLAEVLYELIQANLEHRKAKITRYLDPRRLSKSAAANLDAKRRPPSFFSNLHECVQIMKRSFRQDSKENSFESETLKRVEYLLKLHGMETRELIHQFHLERWQEQQTITEPKMGMLTVRAQFIDDNLKIEVMNARNLTPADSNGLCDSYVRVGLLPEDAFANVAKPKTQTHNKNLFPLYDEMFLIPLSSEQRRQTDGLIHLVIKDKDMFSMSNTFVGEAYVHFSEVPETSAPISSLPQQHLPLSKPSSIDGEAIKALETRQGDRQARDFIKKQKAKFPNNKQFFSLG, encoded by the exons ATGAATGGAACGGGTACACTTCGGACTAAGTTCAGAGGCGTGAAGAAAGAAATGCTAGACAGACAAACTAGCATGCTGATTCAGTCTATGACa GTCGATGAACTTTACTTGGAAGTATTGTATGAGATATTGCACAATGTCGGGGGATGTGACGTAGGCTGCGAAGTGGGACAGCTGGCTATGCTGTCCTACGTCCAAGAAGCTTTCAAAATAGCGAATGATAAACATACACAATTGCTAACACAAGCTGAAGCTAAGGAACCACCGGAGTTGATGCTGAATGTTGAAGTGGTTGAAGCAAAAGACATCGTTCCTAAGGACCCTAATGGACTCAGTGATCCTTTCGTCACGATATACCTGTTGTCAAACCCGACTCATAGGTACAACACATCAGTGAAGTCTGGCACCCTCAATCCTCAGTGGGAGGAGCATTTTTCCTT ACCTATGGCCGGCAGTGTTCAAGAAGATTCTCTATGTTTAGAAGTATG ggaTTTCGATCCTGCGGAGACAGTCAAAGagaaaatgacaaaaatatttgaagtcaAAGGTGTAAAAGGTCTGCGGAAGTTGATGAAGGAGATAGCCATCACTGCATCGACAGGCAAACACGATAATGAACTGATTGGAACTTCAAACATACCACTGAAG TCGATTCCCGCGGGCGGCATGACGATGTGGTTCGGTTTGAGCAAGAAAAGTAAATTGAAAAGACAGGGTGTGGTTAAAGTACGCCTCAACTTTTCTTCAGAGAAGAACGCTCAGGTTGCCGCGCAGGAACATAGGCACCTGCTCCGTATCATTCTACTGCATGAGCTTGAAAACTCCAAG GTTGCTCCGTACTGGTGGTGTGGTAACTTCAGCGCTCCGGCTGAAGCGATCCTGACTCAGCACGCGGCGCAGAGCGGGCTCAGCCAGACGGACAACAATCTGGTGCAGTGGGCCGTGTACTGCGCCGTCACCCCCGACCACCCGCTCAGCTTCGCACTCTTCAATACGCTGCTGGACAAGATCACTAAACCGTTACAATCTG GTCTAGTAAGTGAAGAGGACGTCAAGCAGTTCTGGGATGGCGCAAGAAAATTACTACCAACCTGCTACAGTCACATTAGGAAACTAAGGAAGAAGACTGCAGGAGACAAAACTGTTATGAAAACACTCAGAGAAGTTCTCaaaattctttacaaaattTCCGTTTTGGATGTACCCGAGTCGATGGACTTGTTCCCAACAAATCTGTATGGTTGGTTGAGAGACGACAGGGGCAAGATGACCGTCAACGAGGTTTTAAACCAGGCGGTTATTCAAGGAGCTTCCGACTGGTTCGTTCACATATTAGACAATAATGAGTGTAAAGAAAATACTGAGGATACAAGGCTTCAACATTTAATCAGAGTCATACAACTAGTACGATCAGACTTACAGCGGGCGGTGGAATATTACGACCGCGTATTTGTTGA GGTAATGAGCTTCCCCTATTCAAAGGCGTTATACGGGTTATATGAAAGTAAAATTGCGTCTTTAGTGGAATCCGAGATAGTGGATGTTTGCAAAAGTTTGAAGAGACTGAGGTACAGCGAGGGATCGACGACAACTGTTCATTTGGCCGGTGGTCTTAATGGAGTCACTGGGATGGGTAATTCGTCTGTCGAAGCAGAACCTCTGACTATGGGCACGACGTTGTTTGAACTATACCTGACCTTACAGAGATTTTTAAC GCTGGGCCAAGGTCTAAATGAAACCGACTGGCAGTCGTACGCTATATCAAAATTCCACTCATGGTTCTTTGGTGGCGTCGCTCAATGGTTAGACATTGCCGCATACAAAGCGCTCACTCGTATTGAAAAGGCCGTGGACCTTGACAACTTGGTCCCTGTGGACACTAATGTAAAGTACAGCAGCTCCGGAGTCGATACCCTGGCGATATTCTACCAAATCAAAATATTCTGGCAACAACTAGCATGGCCTGATGTCGAAGGCTGTTACACGTTTGTGGCCaaaattattgat GATATTTGCCGTTGTTGTGTGTTCTACTCGGACAAAATGGCGAACCGTGTGGACAGCGTGGGTCATGTCAGCACGGTGTTTGAAGAACGGTTCGAAGTGACCACGGAATGGTGCGTGGCTATCAACAACATCGACTATGTGCGGCAAAGCCTTGAACCCTTCGTCGAAGAACTAGGCATGGATGAGATTATACAGAAGATGTGTGAGGCCAGGTCACCACTAGAGGCACaaag GTGTAAGGAAACACTGCAGAATGTCATCGCAAATGCAATAGACAccgtaagaaataaaattgttgatcTTCTGGAGATAATGGTCAGAAAG ATGATGCCGTCGATCACAAGGTTCCTAATAGAAGGCGCGGAACTACTCCACAATGATTGTTCGAGCATGGACCGCGTCATGCGCTACTTGGAAGCCAACCTCGACACTCTGTACCAACACCTGAACAACGAGAACTTCTCCAGGACCCTCGACATCGTGTGGGAACAACTCGCCGAAGTACTTTACGAACTTATCCAGGCTAACTTAGAG CACCGAAAGGCAAAGATAACTCGGTATCTCGACCCGAGGCGCTTGAGCAAATCAGCAGCCGCCAACTTAGACGCG aaaaggCGGCCGCCATCTTTCTTTTCGAATCTCCACGAATGTGTACAAATAATGAAAAGATCGTTCCGTCAAGATAGTAAGGAGAATTCATTCGAATCGGAAACTCTTAAACGAGTGGAGTACTTATTAAAACTTCATGGTATGGAGACCAGGGAACTGATACACCAGTTCCATTTGGAAAGGTGGCAGGAACAACAGACTATCACTGAACCGAAGATGGGAATGTTGACAGTTAGAGCGCAGTTCATtgatgataatttaaaaatagaggTTATGAATGCTAGAAATTTGACTCCTGCGGATTCTAATG GTTTATGTGATTCATACGTGAGGGTGGGTTTACTTCCAGAAGATGCCTTTGCTAACGTAGCAAAACCGAAAACACAAACCCATAACAAAAATCTCTTCCCACTTTACGATGAAATGTTCCTAAT CCCATTATCATCAGAGCAGCGCCGGCAGACGGACGGACTGATCCACCTGGTGATCAAAGACAAGGACATGTTCAGTATGAGCAACACGTTCGTGGGTGAAGCCTACGTGCACTTTAGCGAGGTGCCTGAAACATCCGCGCCTATATCCAGTCTACCGCAACAACATTTACCTCTCTCGAAACCTTCTAGTATTG atggCGAAGCTATCAAAGCACTAGAGACGCGACAAGGTGACAGACAAGCTCGAGACTTCATCAAGAAACAAAAAGCCAAGTTCCCAAATAACAAGCAGTTCTTCTCGCTTGGCTGA